A window of Exiguobacterium sp. FSL W8-0210 genomic DNA:
AGTTCGTCATCGTGAAGAGTTTTTCGATGCGTGGTCCTTTGATGACGAAGCAATCGTCTTCATCTTTCGTGATCGTAAAGCCAGCTTCTGGTGCTTCGTAACCGTAGACGACACGTGGTGTCGCTGTTTTCTCTTCGAGTTCCTCAAGACCGAATTCTGGTGTTGCATCGACGAGGTCAGCGATTCGGAATAACAGATCGCGTAAACCTTGACGTGTTGCTGCTGAAATCTCGAATACTTCAAGCTCTGGGAAAGCTTCCTTGAAGGCTTTAAGGTGTTCTGCCGCATCTGGCATGTCCATCTTGTTCGCGACGACGACTTGCGGACGTTCTGTTAAGCGGAGATTATAGTCCGCGAGTTCTTTATTGATGATGTTGTAGTCTTCGATTGGATCGCGACCTTCCATCCCGCTCATGTCGATGACGTGTACGATGACTTTCGTCCGTTCGACGTGACGGAGGAACTGGTGACCGAGTCCGACACCTTCACTTGCACCTTCGATCAATCCTGGCAAGTCAGCCATGACGAAACTACGGCTATCTTCCGTTTCGACGACACCGATGTTCGGTGTGATCGTCGTGAAGTGATATGCGCCGATTTTCGGGCGTGCGGCTGAAACGACGGATAACATCGTTGATTTTCCGACGCTTGGGAAACCGACGAGACCGACGTCTGCTAGCATCTTCAGCTCAAGTTTCAAGTACTTCTCTTCTCCTGGCTCACCGTTTTCAGCGTGCTCAGGTGCTGGGTTGGCTGGTGTCGCAAAACGTGTATTTCCACGTCCGCCACGTCCACCTTTTGCGACGATCGCTTGTTGTCCGTGATGGACGAGGTCAGCGATGACCGCATTCGTATCATCATCGTAGACGACTGTACCGGGTGGGACCTTGACGATTAAATGCTCGGCTTTACGACCGTGCATGCCTTTTGACATACCGTTTTCACCTTGAACCGCTTTAAAGTGACGTTTGTAACGGAAGTCCATCAATGTCCGAAGTCCTTCGTCGACTTCGAGGACGACGTGAGCCCCGTGACCACCGTCACCGCCGGCAGGACCGCCGTCCGGAACGTATTTCTCGCGACGGAACGCTACTTGCCCACGTCCTCCGTCACCTGCTTTTACATAAATATTTACCTGATCGACAAACATGTCGGATCCCTCCTCTTACTTCTCTTCCTCAAACGGAAGACTTTCAATCTCAATCACACACTCATTTTCCGTCTGCGACTCGATTTCCATCGGCGTCACTAGATCCTTAAGGCGCGACATATCTAGTAGATCCCGATAGATCTCGATGGTCACGCCCT
This region includes:
- the obgE gene encoding GTPase ObgE, yielding MFVDQVNIYVKAGDGGRGQVAFRREKYVPDGGPAGGDGGHGAHVVLEVDEGLRTLMDFRYKRHFKAVQGENGMSKGMHGRKAEHLIVKVPPGTVVYDDDTNAVIADLVHHGQQAIVAKGGRGGRGNTRFATPANPAPEHAENGEPGEEKYLKLELKMLADVGLVGFPSVGKSTMLSVVSAARPKIGAYHFTTITPNIGVVETEDSRSFVMADLPGLIEGASEGVGLGHQFLRHVERTKVIVHVIDMSGMEGRDPIEDYNIINKELADYNLRLTERPQVVVANKMDMPDAAEHLKAFKEAFPELEVFEISAATRQGLRDLLFRIADLVDATPEFGLEELEEKTATPRVVYGYEAPEAGFTITKDEDDCFVIKGPRIEKLFTMTNFMREESIKRFARTLRQMGVDEELRRLGAIDGDVVRIRDFEFEFVESSF